A single genomic interval of Alteromonas sp. BL110 harbors:
- a CDS encoding vWA domain-containing protein produces the protein MDFDFLNQFHFLRPEWFMALVPLMLLVVLIRRTTAKQSGWQSVIPSHLYQYMVIGKTEMGAKPPMWMLAFVWVVSVIALAGPTWERLPQPVYQLKMGHVIVIDMSLSMRATDMTPDRLTRAKYKAIDLVNAIGEGEMGLVAYAGDAFVISPLTEDAGNITTLIPSLSPEIMPVPGSDPLLGIESAAELLTNAGYNTGMIYWITDGIELEQQQELQEYVASVPFTVNALTVGTSEGAPIRQQSGELLKDFTGSIVIPKLNESAVKGVVKTSGGRFESFTSNDNDIDALAAVSLLDKGNSEEDEEESNLQGDQWKEVGPYLLLLLLPFAAFAFKRGLVFIVLVGLLSPSIVKNAHAAQSIGTSSGAPSIPSAKMLEGSTPATANKPEPLAWWQKPFMNDNQEALNKYQRGKYKDAVSQFNSEAWKASSLFKSGDYEGALNAYKNIPGAESLYNQGNALAKLGKLEEAIEKYELALDEAPEFEDAKINKKVVEDLLKQQQQQDQQQNQSENSNDDQQDNAQDNAQDSANNDQQQSGDQNKQEGSNDQNGQQNESERQQSDQNQRGSNDEQQNDGDNSQQPEMSEQNEPSDSQQQNAESGQRNNMQQNNAQAQEDEKEPQREAQAMQGQEAQLTDAQKEELQRMEGLMRRVPDDPAFLLKRKMQLEAQKRQRQRMPSNRSDW, from the coding sequence ATGGATTTCGACTTCTTAAATCAATTTCACTTTTTACGCCCCGAATGGTTTATGGCACTTGTGCCCCTGATGTTGCTTGTGGTTTTAATTAGAAGAACCACAGCTAAACAGTCTGGTTGGCAGTCGGTGATCCCTTCTCACCTTTATCAATATATGGTGATTGGCAAAACCGAGATGGGCGCAAAGCCGCCAATGTGGATGCTGGCTTTTGTGTGGGTTGTGAGTGTTATAGCGCTTGCCGGCCCGACGTGGGAGCGCCTCCCCCAGCCAGTATATCAGCTAAAAATGGGGCACGTTATAGTAATAGATATGTCGCTTTCGATGCGTGCGACCGATATGACGCCAGACAGACTGACAAGGGCGAAATACAAAGCCATAGATTTAGTTAACGCCATCGGCGAGGGTGAAATGGGCTTGGTTGCTTATGCGGGCGATGCGTTCGTTATAAGCCCTTTAACCGAAGATGCTGGGAATATTACCACCTTAATCCCCAGTCTTTCGCCCGAGATAATGCCCGTACCCGGAAGCGACCCATTGCTGGGTATTGAAAGTGCTGCTGAACTGTTAACAAATGCGGGTTATAACACAGGCATGATCTACTGGATTACTGACGGTATAGAGTTAGAGCAACAACAAGAACTTCAAGAATATGTAGCATCTGTTCCTTTTACGGTAAATGCACTTACCGTTGGCACAAGTGAAGGCGCGCCTATTAGGCAGCAAAGCGGTGAACTATTAAAAGACTTCACCGGCAGCATTGTTATTCCCAAGCTAAATGAAAGCGCGGTGAAAGGCGTAGTGAAAACGAGCGGCGGTCGCTTTGAATCCTTTACTTCTAACGACAATGATATTGATGCTCTAGCCGCGGTATCGCTGTTAGATAAAGGCAACAGTGAAGAAGACGAAGAAGAGAGTAATTTGCAGGGAGATCAGTGGAAAGAAGTTGGCCCTTACTTATTACTGCTACTTCTGCCATTTGCGGCCTTTGCGTTTAAGCGCGGATTAGTATTTATTGTATTGGTTGGCCTGCTAAGCCCTTCAATAGTGAAAAACGCCCACGCTGCACAAAGTATAGGTACATCTTCGGGCGCGCCGTCTATTCCAAGCGCGAAAATGTTGGAAGGGTCTACGCCAGCAACGGCAAATAAACCTGAACCGCTTGCATGGTGGCAAAAGCCATTTATGAATGATAATCAGGAAGCTTTGAATAAATACCAAAGAGGTAAATACAAAGACGCCGTTAGCCAGTTCAATAGCGAAGCGTGGAAAGCATCATCCCTTTTTAAGTCAGGTGACTATGAAGGTGCTTTAAATGCTTACAAAAATATTCCAGGCGCTGAAAGCCTTTACAATCAGGGCAATGCGTTGGCCAAACTTGGAAAGCTTGAAGAAGCGATCGAGAAATACGAGCTGGCTTTAGACGAAGCACCTGAGTTTGAAGACGCGAAAATCAATAAAAAAGTTGTTGAGGATTTACTGAAACAGCAGCAACAACAAGACCAGCAGCAGAATCAGAGCGAAAATAGTAACGATGACCAACAAGACAACGCTCAAGATAATGCCCAGGATAGCGCTAATAACGACCAGCAGCAATCGGGAGATCAGAATAAGCAGGAAGGTTCAAACGATCAAAATGGCCAGCAAAATGAAAGTGAGCGCCAACAGTCTGACCAAAACCAGCGGGGTTCTAATGATGAACAACAAAATGATGGGGATAATTCTCAACAGCCAGAGATGAGCGAGCAGAACGAGCCATCAGACTCACAGCAACAAAATGCAGAGTCAGGACAGCGTAATAATATGCAGCAAAACAATGCGCAAGCGCAAGAAGACGAAAAAGAACCACAGCGGGAAGCTCAAGCAATGCAAGGTCAAGAAGCCCAGCTTACTGATGCACAAAAAGAAGAACTACAGCGAATGGAAGGTTTAATGCGTCGCGTGCCAGACGACCCAGCATTCTTACTAAAACGAAAAATGCAATTAGAAGCACAAAAGCGT